The sequence CACGAGATGCGACGGCTGGGGACGTACCTCCAGGCAACGCCGCTGGTGATCGGCCTCCGGAGTCGCGACGAGGACCTCAAACCGGACGTGGTCTACTTCAGACACGGCGTTCCGGTGTTCAGCCCCGACACGGCGTACAACCTCTTCATCGAGAACGTTCCGCCGCTGATCTACGCTGCCCCCGGCGGGCTGTACGTCAACATCGACGGCGACCTCCTCGCCGACGAACGAAAGGACAGAGACTGGAGCCTCGGGCGACTCGCGAGTGAACTCGGCGTCTCCCGGCGCACCGTCTCGAAGTACGAAAGCGGGATGAACGCTTCCGTCGAGGTCGCGATGGAACTCGAGGACCTGTTCGACGCGCCGCTGACAAGCCCCGTGGAAGTGCTCGAGGGGACCGAGGACGTCCACGAGACGGAGTCGACGCCCGACGATCCGGAAGCGGACCCGGACGACGAACAGGTCGTCGCGGTTCTCACCCGCGCTGGCTATCGTGTCCACCCGACGATCCGATCGCCGTTCAAGGCCGTCAGTCGCGACGAAGACGACAGCGACGACGAGGTCGTCCTGACCGGTCACTCGGAGTTCACGAAGGCAGCCGAGAAGCGCGCCCGCATCATGAGTTCGATCAGTCACGTCACTCGCACCCACTCGGTGTACGTCGTCGACCGTGCCAAGCGAGACGCCGTCGACGGCACTGCACTGGTCGAACGCGACGAACTCCGGGACCTCCGCGACGCCGACGACCTGAAAGACGTCATTCGCGAGCGCGCAGAACGCGAAGAAGCAGCCTAGGTGCCGGTTCTGTCACTCGGAAGTGACGGTTTCCACCTGAAGACAGATTCATTCTTCGAGCGTCAGGCCAGCCCGCTCGACTGCGCCCGTACAGTAGCCGATCCGATACTCGTTCGACGAATTCGTCTCAGGCGTAGGTTTCTTCGAGGTACTCGACGATGTCGTTGCTTTCAGGCATTCCCTCGACGCCGTTTGCCTCGTCGGTGATGACCGGCACGCCCGTCTGCCCGCTCACTTCCTCGACCTGCGTGCGCTCGGCGTGTGCTCGAGGAACTTCGATCGTATCGTACTCGAGGTCGAGTTCGTCGAGTTTCGAGCGGACTTTCGCACAGAACGGACAGCCGGGGAGGTCGTACAGGGTGATGTCTGCCATTGCCCGCGATTCGAACTTCGTACCAAAGAGGTCACCGATTGGCTACGGTGTTGCCAGCAGCTGTGACGGGCCGCACACGTGACCGAAGTCTATCGGAGTATCGTGGGACGACGGACAGCAACCCTCCCGTGGAGGGGTTCACCATCCGCTTCGACGGACGCTCTTGCCGTGAAAAACTGAGTCGTGGAGTCGTCAGTAGGCGATCCAGCCGGCGTCGACGGCGAAGTAGACCACGAAGTAGATCGCGAACGCGACTGCGAGAAGCCACTGGCCGAGCGAGACGTCGCGGCGATTACCCATCGCGGCTTTGACGACCGGGTAGCTCATGATACCCGCCGCGAGACCGTTCGCGATCGAGGCCGTCAGCGGCATGATCGTGATCGTCAGCCCAGCGGAGATTGCCCACGCAGGATCGTTCCAGTCGATGTCGACGACGCCTTGGAGCATGATGATCCCGACGACGACCAGCGCGATGTAGGAGGCGTAGGTCGGAATCGCGGTGATCAATGGGACGAGCGGGAGCGCCACGACGAAACAGAGACCGACGACGAGTGCCGTAAAGCCGGTTCGACCGCCTTCTTCGACGCCGGTCGATGACTCGATGTAGGTCGTGACCGTCGAAGTCCCGATCATCGCACCGGCGGTCGTACCGACTGCGTCTGCCATCAGCGGCTTTTCGACCTCTGGCAGGTCACCGTTTTCGTCTAAGAAGCCCGCGATCTGTGAGACGCCGATCAACGTACCAGCAGTGTCGAAGAAGTCGACGAAGAAGAACGTAAACACGACGAGGAGGAACACGAGCGGATCATCAGCGATCATGCCGAGGCCCTCGAGGAAGCCCCAGAACAGCGGGGTAAAGTCGTACTGGGCACCGCCGACGCCCTCCGGGGTGATCGTCCCCGGTTCGGCGACGCCAGCGAGGGTGACGACCCAGGCACCGATGGCGGTCGCGAGGATTCCGATGACGATCGATCCCGTTACGCCGCGGGCGTACAGGATAAACGTAAAGATCAATCCAGCCAGCGCGAACGCCGCGAGCGGGTTCTCGAGGACGTTCCCGAGCTGGACGAGGGTGGCGTCGTAGGCGACGACGAGTTGCATCTCCTGAAGGCCCAGAAAGAGGAGGAAGACACCGATACCGGCCCCGACGGCGAACTTCACGGGATCGGGGAAGAGTTCGATGATGTATCGGCGTGCGCCGACGGCGGTCAACAGAATGAAGATGATTCCTTCGACGAAGACGGCAGCGAGTGCCAGTTGCCACGGCACACCGAGCAGGAGGACGACGGTGAAGGTGAAAAACGCGTTCAGCCCCATGCCGGGTGCCAGCCCGAACGGTCGCTTCGCGTAGAACGCCATGACGACGATTGCGATGATCGACGCGAGAATCGTGACCACCGCGAGCATCTGTTGAACCTCTATAAACGTGTAGGAACCACCGGCGATCGTGGTCGTGTCGTCGGGTGCGATCTCACCCGGTGGTTGACCGAAGATAGCCGGTGCGAGGATCGTCGGGTTCACGACGATGATATACGCCATCGCGAGGAACGTCGTGATCCCCGCGATCGTTTCGGTACGGTAGTTCGTCTCGTGCTCGTCGAAGTCGAAGTACTTCGCGAGCGTATCGGCTGCCCCCATATTGGACGAGCGAGCATTGATAGAGCGGTAAGTTAAAGTTTCTCGTCTTCACCAGGACAACTCTATCCACGTTCGTGGATATTTATCGGCAGGTTTACCCGCTCGTGACTGTCGAAATCACCGTCATCTTGCAGTCGTGACGAACGTATTTTACCATGGGCCACGTACGCACGGAACATGAATTTCGTTATCGTTGGATACGGCCGGGTCGGCTCGAGGACCGCACGCATCGTGCTCGAGGAGGGTCACGAAGTGACGGTCGTCGACGACGATCCCGATCGCGTCGACCGGGCGAAAGGCGACGGTTTCGACGCCGTCTACGGTGACGGGGCCGACGAGTCGGTGCTGGTCGACGCTGG is a genomic window of Natrarchaeobaculum aegyptiacum containing:
- a CDS encoding transcriptional regulator produces the protein MSRSALVGNVTAMLEDAGFVVSDRCAIRPKSFDVAARRGEDLLLVKILSNIDAFNEETGHEMRRLGTYLQATPLVIGLRSRDEDLKPDVVYFRHGVPVFSPDTAYNLFIENVPPLIYAAPGGLYVNIDGDLLADERKDRDWSLGRLASELGVSRRTVSKYESGMNASVEVAMELEDLFDAPLTSPVEVLEGTEDVHETESTPDDPEADPDDEQVVAVLTRAGYRVHPTIRSPFKAVSRDEDDSDDEVVLTGHSEFTKAAEKRARIMSSISHVTRTHSVYVVDRAKRDAVDGTALVERDELRDLRDADDLKDVIRERAEREEAA
- a CDS encoding glutathione S-transferase N-terminal domain-containing protein, with translation MADITLYDLPGCPFCAKVRSKLDELDLEYDTIEVPRAHAERTQVEEVSGQTGVPVITDEANGVEGMPESNDIVEYLEETYA
- a CDS encoding NCS2 family permease — encoded protein: MGAADTLAKYFDFDEHETNYRTETIAGITTFLAMAYIIVVNPTILAPAIFGQPPGEIAPDDTTTIAGGSYTFIEVQQMLAVVTILASIIAIVVMAFYAKRPFGLAPGMGLNAFFTFTVVLLLGVPWQLALAAVFVEGIIFILLTAVGARRYIIELFPDPVKFAVGAGIGVFLLFLGLQEMQLVVAYDATLVQLGNVLENPLAAFALAGLIFTFILYARGVTGSIVIGILATAIGAWVVTLAGVAEPGTITPEGVGGAQYDFTPLFWGFLEGLGMIADDPLVFLLVVFTFFFVDFFDTAGTLIGVSQIAGFLDENGDLPEVEKPLMADAVGTTAGAMIGTSTVTTYIESSTGVEEGGRTGFTALVVGLCFVVALPLVPLITAIPTYASYIALVVVGIIMLQGVVDIDWNDPAWAISAGLTITIMPLTASIANGLAAGIMSYPVVKAAMGNRRDVSLGQWLLAVAFAIYFVVYFAVDAGWIAY